The DNA region TGTAGTATTTAAGTGAacccaaacacacaaaaaacagtttaaattattaatttatttaaggaacaaaattatccaacacccatatcgcccatgtgaaaaagtaatagCCCCCTTAGTTACTGAATCTACTAGTTGACCAAATTTAATTAAATCTAAGTATGAATTAAATTTGGTCAACTAGTAGATTCAAATCTGACAGGATTGGATGCAATTAAGCCTGACTGTGTTCAGCTGCGAATCTAAACTTCACTATACATtaattattaattaatttattaattttttgcatttgtatcccacattttcccacatttttgcaggctcaatgtggcttacatattgctgtcacggcgttagctgattccggtctgaacaaatgcaTGGTACGAATGAATGCaaggtgatgttatggtagataaggtacatgtaaggtaggtgtagttgggggaacttagagggggggggggggaggaagagtcaggtttCATGGTAGAGGGAGGGATATTGTATAGACTCcggagagggagggggtaggtTCCAGGAAGCAACTGGTGGTACCCTGGGCTTTCAGACGGCTACTGGTATGTCTGGCCCATGATCACCCCTCGGAGGGCATAAAGGAACCCAGGCCACCCAGACCCAAATTTTGTATCGGTTCTATTGGCCAGGGGTCTATAAGGAGGTAGAGAGATACTGCAGTTCCTGTCCCAGCTGTCAGAGGGTGGTGGATCGATTTCCTAAGAGGGCACCCCTATGTCCCATGCCACCTATGGGACAGCCTATAGCTCGGGTAGTGATGGACATAGTAGGGCCGGTAATTAAGTCCAGTAGGGGATATAGGTATATTCTGGTGATAATGGATGTGGCCACTCGTTTTCCCTGGGCCATTCCCCTGCAGAATATTTCGGCCAAGGTTATTGCGGTGGAACTGATAAGGGTTTTTTGTGAGGTGGGTTTCCCCAGAGAAATTCTTACTGATAAAGGATCTAATTTCATGTCCCACACTCTAAAGCAGGTTTGGGAGGCCTTTCAAATCAAACCCTTACATATGTCTGCTTACCATCCCCAaacaaatgggatggtggaaaGGTTTAATAAGACCCTTAAGGCTATGTTACAGTGGGGGTTAGCTACTAATTATGAAAATTGGGACCAACTCCTACTGTTTGTTCTGTACGCTTATCGGGAGAATGTACAAGCCTCCCTGGGGGTATCTCCCTTTGAGTTAATGTATGAGCGACCCCCTAGGGGGGTTCTAGATATCCTAAAAGAACAATGGGTCGCGCCCGAGCTAGAGGACAGAACAGTAGTATCTTATCTTTATGATCTAAAAGGCAGACTCAATAGGCTGAAGGAATACTCACAGGAGATGCTTAGGAAAGGCCAGAGTAAGCAAAAGGGGTATTATGACCAGGGAACCCAGTGGAGGGAATTTCGGGAAGGGGACAAGGTCCTTATCTTGGTATCGGAAACCCCCCATAAGTTCACGTCTAGGTGGAAGGGACCCTGGACGGTGCAGCGGAGGTTGGGTCCCCTCACTTATGAGGTAACCAATGAGAGAGGGAGGTCCCAATCCTTCCATTTAAATTTAATGAAACCCTGGAAAGAAAGGAAGGGGTTTGTGGCCAATTTGAagggggagcaggaggaggaatTGGGCCCACAAATTTCGGACATTTTCAAGTCCGTGAAACCGGAGGTTAACCCCCAGCTCAATCCCAGGCAGCAGGGGGATATGGAACACCTTCTGGGGGAATTTGCAGATGTGTTAACACCATGCCCTTGAGAAACCTACCGGTTAACCCATGAGATTATAACAGAGGAAGGTAAGGTAGTCAAACAGAGGCCTTATCGGCTATCCCCTCAGAAAAGACAAGAAGTTATAAACCAGGTTCAGGAGATGTTGGAGTTTGGGGTGATTGAGGAGTCAAACAGCCCCTGGTCTAGCCCGGTGGTGTTAGTCCCAAAGGTGGACGGAAcctggagattctgcatagactTTTGCCAATTGAATGCCATCTCTAAGGCTGATGCTTACCCTATGCCTTGCATAGATGAACTACTGGATAGGTTGGGAACAGCCCGATACCTTACCACTCTGGATTTGACTAAAGGGTATTGGCAGATTCCATTGAGCCTTACGATGAGAGTGTAATAGTCACCACAATGTTTCTTCAGGAACGCTGTCACAATCGAAGGAAATTCtggaagagatgagaaaaaaaaagttgttgaaatatTATCAGTGCAGAAAGGGTTccaaagccatttctaaagctgTAGGACTCCACCGAACTACAGTGAGAGCCATTATCTGCAAGCAGAGAAGACTTTGAACAGTGGTGAATCTTCTTATAGGAGTGGCTGGGCttccaaaattactccaagggtgCAATGACAACTCATCCAGGAACTCAAAAAACATCCCAGAGCACCAAAGAACTGCAGGCCTCTCTAGCCTTAGCCAAGGTCCGTGTTTATAAGTCCACAATAAGAAAGAGATTGGGATAGGATTCATGGAAGAGTAGCAAGGTGGAAACTGCTGCTATGCAAGAGTAACATCAGTGCATATTTCACAGTTGCAAAACACACCTGGATGATCCCCATGCATTTTGGGATAATATTCTGTGGACACACgagtcaaaagtggaactctttgGAAAACATAAATCTCATTATGTCtggaataaaacaaatacagctttCCGCAGTAAGAACATCATACCAACATCTAACGTGGTGATAATGTGATGGTGTGGGGATGCATTGctcaggacctggaaaacttgacatttattgaaggaaccatgaattcttCACTGTACTGGAAAACTCTGAAGGAGAATGTCCATCTGTTCATGAGCTAAAGCTGAATTGTAATTAGGGTATTCAGAAAAACAAtgatccaaagcacaaaacaaatTTAAATCTGAATGGTTGAGGGAAAGCAAAATGTAGTTTTGGATTGGCCTAGTCAGTCCTGACCTGAACACAATAGAGATGCTGTGTCAGGACCTGAAATGAGCAGTTCATGCACGAAGACATACAAATGTGTCAGAACTAAAGCAGTTTAACAGGGAAGAGTGGGATAAAATTCCTTAGCAGTGACGTGGAATAATAATATCAAATTATAGGAAACGTTTGGTTGAAATAATTTCTTCTAAAAGTGGTGCAACCAGTTATTAAGTTTTAAggagcagttactttttcacatgggtgatatgagTATTGGATATCCTTAGCAGTTTAGCAGGGAAGAGTGGGATAAAATTCCTTAACAGTGATGTGGAGTAAtgatatcaaattataggaaaCGTTTGGTTGAAATTATTGCTGCTAAAAGTGGTGCAACCAGTTATTAAGTTTTAAggagcagttactttttcacatgggtgatatgagTATTGGATATCTTTGTTCCTTGAATAAATGAAGTagtaatttaaaaactgtgttgtGTTTACCCAGGTTCCCTTTTTCTAGTATTAGATTTGGTTTAAATACCAGAAACCGTTCAGTGTGACATAAATGCAAAAATTGTGGCAATCGGAGGGGGGCGTGAACTTTCACAACATTGTATGTCTGCCTGGTTacgtctgtttttgttttatttatttaaaacccccccccccccaaaaaaaaaaaaaaacttagcgtCATCTTACACTGTTCTGAACCATTGGATGTTATCCTTTCCcatcagcagatggaggtagagaaaactgaattcaaccagtgacatcacaggctgaatgaattctttgcttcggtcttcactgaggaagatttgggtaggataccggtgtcggaaatggtatttcaagcggacgagtcggagaaacttactgacttcacggtaaacctggaggacgtaatggggcagttcagcaaactgaagagtagcaaatctcctggaccggatggtattcatcctagagtactgatagaactgaaaaattagcttgcggagctactgctagtgatatgcaacttatccttaaaatcgagcgtggtaccggaaaattggagggtggccaatgtaacgccgatttttaaaaaaggctccaggggagatccgggaaattatagaccggtgagtctgacgtcagtgccggggaaaaaggtagaggctattattaaaaacaaaattacagagcacatccgaggacatggattactgagaccaagtcagcacggcttttgtgtggggaaatcttgcctgaccaatttacttcaattctttgaaggagtaaacaaacgtgaacaaaggggaaccggttgatattgtgtatctggattttcaaaaggcgtttgacaaggtacctcatgaaaggctacggaggaaattggagggtcatgtgataggaggaaatgtcctattgtggattaaaaactggttgaaggataggaaacagagagtgggtttaaatggtcagtattcacaatggagaagggtagttagtggggttcctcaggggtctgtgctagtaccgctgctttttaatatatttataaatgatttagagatgggagtaactagcgaggtaattaaatttgctgatgacacaaagttattcaaagttgttaaatcgcgacaggattgtgaaaaattacaaaaggaccttacgagactgggagactgggcggctaaatggcagatgacgtttaatgtgagcaagtgcaaggtgatgcatgtgggaaaaaagaacccgaattatagctacgtcatgcaaggttccacgttaggagttacggaccaagaaagggatctgggtgtcgtcgtcgataatacactgaaaccttcagctcagtgtgctgctgcgactaggaaagcgaatagaatgttgggtattattaggaaaggtatggaaaacaggtgtgaggatgttataatgacgttgtatcgctccatggtgcgaccggaccttgagtattgtgttcaattctggtcgcagaaagatatagtagaattggaaaaggtgcagcgaagggcgactaaaatgatagctgggatggtacgacttccctatgaagaaagattaaggaggctagggctattcagcttggagaagagacggctgaggggagacttgatagaggtatataaaataatgagtggagtggaacaggtggatgtgaagcgtatgttctcactttccaaaaatactaggactagggggcatgcgatgaaactacagtgtagtaaatttaaaacaaatcggagaaaagttttcttcacccaacgtataattaaactctggaattcgttgccggagaaagtggtgaaggcggttagcttagcagagtttaaaaaggggttggacggtttcctaaaggacaagtccataaaccgctactaaatggacttgggaaaaatccacaattccaggaatagcatgtatagaatgtttgtacgtctgggaagcttgccaggtgcccttggcctggattggccgctgtcgtggacaggatgctgggctcgatggacccttggtcttttcccagtatggcattacttatgtacttattacagaAAGGGACTTTCTGCTGCTTGGGCAGATATATACTGGATTGTTCTAGAGAACACCACAGATTTATAGCTGGTGATGTCAGTGtttgaattcagttttctctgctTCCATCTGCTGTTGAGAAGCAATAACACCTGCTGGTTCAGAACAGTGATACtgactaaaaaaaagaaaatggtcaGGAAAGACATAATTTCTTCTTATAGACCCCTTTTTTGGCCAGAGCAATTCCAGATGTTTTACAAACTTAAAAACAAAGTACACACATCAcattatttaattgcatttttcaaaatatacatGCAAAGCCCAAAGTCTGCTTCAGGGAATTCATATTTTATACATTTGTAAAAGTATAAATAGGATTGCTCCCTGCTTGTATAGGTATATGGCAACAAGTTTTGCTGCTTGTATGGGAATATGGCAACAAGTTTTGCACAGCCCATTTTCTATAATTAGCCTTATAATGTAGTTAAGGCTTACATTTAAACCTGAGAGAGAACCATTTTTGCTTGTAGGGCAACCAAAGACCAACCTCTATATTTTGTGCAAAAATAGCTTAGCATATTTTATGTTAATGGAAATCAAGTTTAAATGCTCCAGCACTCCACCCACATACCAGGCTATACACACTGAAAGGGTTAAATAGTAGAGATATTACTGTGGGAGAGAGAAGTAGCCATGCACCTACTCTTACCACCCTAACTCGTTCTCTCTCACACATCCCTGGTTATCTGGACAGGATAATCTAGGCCTTGTTTTTTATTCCTCCTAGCTGAAAAGTCTTCCCAAATTTGTCTGGCTGATCACACAGACATTTGGatttttaggatattcacaataaaatacgcatgaaataaatttgcatacagcaGAGAACCAGTACCAGTAAGTGCACATTGATCCATTCATGTTCATTGTTTGTCCTGAGAGGCCAGATGAATGTTGGATTGacaagtttgggaagccctgatttatctttttatttttgtttttactacTATCTCTGTCCAGATGAACAGCAGCAAGTTAATTTTACATCTTTCCTTACACTGCTTCCTGGAAATACTAATGTTTTCCACAAATGGCAGGCACGTTTGAGTAGAGTAAATTTGGTGTATGGCCCTAAGCTATACATCCATAGCATTCAATCTATCTACCCTGTAGTATGTCATGATTTCACTCTATGAAGACCATTGAGATTGtaagtgtgtgtgtctctctctctcttatttcaGATATAAAGGATAAAAATATTTACAGTTGTGTCCTTTGCGAAAAATCCTTCACATCCCACACAGTGTTGCTTTACCATTATCGAACCACACACCAAGTGGACACTTGGAGCCATAATGAGTCCGAAGATACTTGTGCTGGCCTTGCTCAGTCTCCAGCTGCAGAAACTGTGGTATCATCTCCCAAGAATGCCACATTTATACCCCAAGATTCGGAGTCTGTTGACAACAGTACAAACTTTCTCTTCATTTTGGGCACAAATACTGTCCAAGGGAACATGTTTAGTTATGGTAGGACTGTATTCAAATGCTTATACTGTACTCAGACATATTATGCCAAAGAGGGACTTGTGGGCCATATGCATGGAAAACATCCTGACAGCTACTGGAACATGGAAATGGAGGTTGacttgggagagggagagagaatgttGAGTCTAGCAGAGTATGAGTCTCAGTCGAAATCTTCAGAAGAGAAGCAGGAGCACTTGGAACAGAAATCTGAGACATTGACCATTTCTGAGAAATCCTGTTCACAAAAATTCATCTGTCAGGTGTGTGGGAAGACATTTACCAAAAGGCAGTCGCTTCAGCTGCATGCCAAGACCCATAGTACAGAGTTCCTGTGCAACTGCTGTGGTGAAGCTTTTCAGTCTAAGGAGCAGGCATCAGTCCACCGACGCACACACCGTGGCAAGCTGTACAAGTGTCCACAGTGTGATTTCCAGTCCTCCATTAATTCTATGATCCACCTGCATCGGCAGAAGCACAGACTGGGGACTGTAGCCTGTGAAATCTGCAACTGTGCTTATCCTGATCGCTCAACATTGAGCAAACACATGTGTGTTCATGACAAAGGAAGGCCTTATGTCTGCTGCTATGAAGGATGTGCATGGCGGTTTAAGGTATGTTGAATGGAAGAGGAAATGAACAGTCAAGCAAAATTAGTTGACAATGTTACCTTAATTAGCAAAACTGTTCATATAGCTCAGTGAAAATTTATTGGGAAACTGGCAGGTGGGTGACAGCAGTGTGAAATCTATGGAGTTGCAGTGAATGTAAATCCATACCAGTGTAATACTAAGGAGAAGAACTCCAGGTTAGTGGAATCTCTAAGGCAGTAGTAGGGTGGTGAGCTGGTTTAGGGTAGTTAGTTTGAAATTGTGAGGGTGGGGAGAGTGGGAAATATATAGGGGCCGATACTCTCTTATCCAGttaactggctttgaatatcttgCCCATTTAACTGTGCTGAGTGGGTCctgagggaatattcagtggcagtaaccCAGATAGTGTTTCTGAATATCCATTCTAACCATTAAAGCTAAAACCggctattctccaaggacaagcaggctaatggGTAGATGCCACCCCACATCACCCGGTTTGGCAATATGCCACAGAAAAAATGAGAGCGTTTTGGAGCCTGAGCAGTGCTCCAATGCACATGTGCGACCGCGCCTTTCAGTTTCGTTTTCTTCGCATGAGAAGCAGCAGCTTTTTTTCACTTTCTCCTCACACATCCGGAAGAGAGCCTTTCGGTGGTGTTTTTGCTACCTGCCTTTATTTTCTTTTGTCctgtttgaaagaaaaaaaaaatcacttagtGTATTTAGCTTTTTTGCCCCCGTcttagtttcctttcttttttggtgcAGGCCGTTCTTAGGTCTGCTCTGTCGGGtctccttttttgtgcctttttcccttttttaggcaccattgtgACTTTTAATTTAaccgaagccatttttccttccatgtccacgaagactctcagtagcttcaagcgttgtacccggtgcaaccggaccatctcgggaaaagacacccattcttggtgtctccagtgccttgggcccgaccatagctctGCCAGCTGTGTCccttgtcttcatatgaagaaaaggacccaggtttcctgagaggctcaatgcaaaaagatttttggagccatgtCTGGTTCATTAGCATTGAGGTCGGAGGCGTCATCATTGACATCAAGTGCTGCACCGGCATCGGGAGTCATGGTAGGGATGGCTGCTTTAAGACCCCGAGACACTGGgcgcagcgaggcatcgagtcggtctccacctgtcttgaggcctcctgctatgcaggccccccgggaccgtccattgtcggacctgaccccgaggcgACGTGAGGATTCGATGTCATCCTTGTCGGCACTGAGGAGCATATGGGTGATGTGCATcaggcgaaggctaagaagcacagtCACTGATCTCCATCGTCACTTGATGCCGGGAACTCTGGGGCGccgagggattcagcacccgagaagcgtcggcgccaggAGGACGTCTCCATACAGGAGATGTCGATGCGTGCGTCTACAGGCAGCGGAGATCCCacatccaggccttgctccctgaacTTCTGGACGGCTTTATGCAGCGATGTGCGTCtgtattgggggtgcttgcgcctaccataTCCCCCACTGCGGCTGTGCCTGGCCCTCAGTCTGCGGTCAGCCCTGGTGTCGACTTCCACCCAGGCCGGCACCCCCTTGACATCAGGGGAGGAATCTTCGCTGGAGTCGAAACGGGAGCCGGTTTCTCAACGTTGCTCTCGAGGACATGGGTCCTCAACATTGAGGCGGGCTCGGTCTCGGATATCCCTCAGGAAGGTGCTCTCCGACACCGacgaggagcactcatgggaatcagaagaggatcccaggtactttttcttcctacgagtcctatgggattccttctgagcccTCTCCACCACCTGAGAGGAGATAGGCTCTGAAATGGAGACACTCTTTCACCTCTTTTGTGTGGGAAGTGGCTGAAGCCATTCCCATTCCTCGTAGAAGTGgatgatgagcccagggccaagatgcttgaggtcctggactacacctacCCTCCTGAGGAGGCAGTGACGgctcctctccacgaggtactttgtcagaaactgggcgtcccctctgtccttgtggtccccaagaaaattgatacccagtatcggatccatggggaacctggtttgatgaggtctgttatcccatgactctatggTGGTGGACGCCACTGTCAAAAAAGCCAGGAGTTCTCGGGACTATGCCTCgtctcccccaggcagagaagctagaatccTAGACtcttgggagaaagatgtatcagaCCTCTATCCAGTCAagccagctcttcacgagcgtatacttgtggaactcggtgtgGCAGCTGTCAGATTTGGTCGATGTGCTCTCTCCAGAGCAGGCCGAGCcattttgccagttggtcaagcagcagaaggcatgtcgcaagtTCTTGGCTAGGGGAACTTATGACAtgtttgacgtggcatccagaatctctgcccaaggtatagcaaggcacagactctcatggct from Microcaecilia unicolor chromosome 5, aMicUni1.1, whole genome shotgun sequence includes:
- the LOC115470444 gene encoding zinc finger protein 585A-like, which encodes MLEIRDTSSGFLVSGKIDGDVLLCGTCHQQISDITSFILHKSEHIKDKNIYSCVLCEKSFTSHTVLLYHYRTTHQVDTWSHNESEDTCAGLAQSPAAETVVSSPKNATFIPQDSESVDNSTNFLFILGTNTVQGNMFSYGRTVFKCLYCTQTYYAKEGLVGHMHGKHPDSYWNMEMEVDLGEGERMLSLAEYESQSKSSEEKQEHLEQKSETLTISEKSCSQKFICQVCGKTFTKRQSLQLHAKTHSTEFLCNCCGEAFQSKEQASVHRRTHRGKLYKCPQCDFQSSINSMIHLHRQKHRLGTVACEICNCAYPDRSTLSKHMCVHDKGRPYVCCYEGCAWRFKTEMMLKAHVQAHTTRGKFECSTCGYTFRRKHHLSRHLIKMHGIIPTRSKRRAPRKRASGGSIEQCEEQIPVLIADDGHVMYLPSDLSPRTEAHLQTPEEDLFIKQED